The proteins below are encoded in one region of Casimicrobium huifangae:
- the paaG gene encoding 2-(1,2-epoxy-1,2-dihydrophenyl)acetyl-CoA isomerase PaaG has product MTYETILYATTDGVARITLNRPERMNSFTQKMHEELRDALARLAADGARVLVITGAGRGFCAGQDLNDRAVAPGQAVDLGESVEKNYAPLVKAIRALPIPVIAAVNGVAAGAGCNFALACDLVIASESANLLQPFCKLGLIPDTGGSYFLPRLVGTQRAMGLALLGDKIPARRAAELGLIWECVADDAFAAHIDALAMQLAAGPTLGYARTKQAIYASPNNSLDAQLALEGAYMRECGFSEDYREGVAAFKEKRAPKFQGR; this is encoded by the coding sequence ATGACCTACGAAACCATCCTGTACGCCACCACTGACGGTGTGGCGCGCATCACCTTGAACCGCCCCGAACGGATGAACTCGTTCACCCAGAAGATGCACGAGGAGCTGCGCGATGCGCTGGCGCGGCTGGCGGCGGATGGTGCGCGGGTGCTGGTGATCACCGGTGCCGGGCGCGGCTTTTGTGCCGGGCAGGATTTGAACGATCGGGCGGTGGCGCCGGGCCAGGCGGTCGATCTCGGTGAATCAGTGGAGAAGAACTACGCACCGCTTGTGAAGGCGATCCGTGCGCTGCCGATCCCGGTGATTGCGGCGGTGAATGGGGTGGCAGCGGGCGCCGGCTGCAACTTCGCGCTGGCTTGCGATCTGGTGATCGCCAGCGAGAGCGCGAACCTCCTGCAGCCGTTCTGCAAGCTAGGGCTGATCCCGGACACCGGCGGCTCGTACTTCTTGCCGCGTCTCGTCGGCACGCAGCGCGCGATGGGCCTCGCCCTGCTTGGCGACAAGATTCCGGCGCGGCGGGCGGCGGAGCTGGGGCTGATCTGGGAGTGCGTGGCGGACGACGCCTTCGCGGCGCACATTGATGCTCTAGCCATGCAGTTGGCCGCCGGGCCGACGCTTGGCTACGCCCGCACCAAGCAGGCGATTTACGCGAGCCCGAACAACAGCTTGGACGCCCAGCTCGCACTGGAGGGCGCGTACATGCGCGAATGCGGCTTTTCCGAGGACTACCGCGAAGGCGTCGCCGCGTTCAAGGAAAAGCGGGCACCGAAGTTTCAGGGGCGGTGA
- a CDS encoding nuclear transport factor 2 family protein: MLSSNETSNEVEILNQFFAAINRNDLATAIASFAPDIVRREPEGFPTSGTYHGAAAVAANLTNGRGTWVEGSCDPEGFFQNGDKVVVYLHAHVRLHGATEWVGGRFADGFVVRHGKLVEYHSFAEREQAMAWAGITDGGTS, encoded by the coding sequence ATGTTGAGCAGTAACGAAACCAGCAACGAGGTCGAAATCCTCAATCAATTCTTCGCGGCGATCAACCGCAACGACCTCGCCACGGCGATCGCGTCTTTCGCGCCAGACATCGTGCGCAGGGAGCCGGAAGGATTCCCGACCTCAGGCACCTATCACGGTGCCGCCGCCGTGGCGGCCAATCTCACCAACGGTCGCGGCACTTGGGTCGAAGGCAGCTGCGATCCCGAGGGCTTCTTTCAGAACGGCGACAAAGTCGTCGTCTACCTGCACGCGCACGTCCGCCTGCATGGCGCCACCGAATGGGTCGGCGGACGCTTCGCCGACGGTTTCGTGGTGCGACATGGAAAACTGGTCGAGTACCACTCGTTTGCCGAACGCGAGCAGGCGATGGCGTGGGCGGGGATTACGGACGGCGGCACGTCATAA
- a CDS encoding beta strand repeat-containing protein: MQLYSRISAAASTMLILISSALYGNDARATTLTIQKVSAGGVGLFTFTGTNGWTSQSIITTTVGVAVPGAPQTLAIEGTATTITESSPPGYLLTGVSCTGMGSGGIASLNGNSLTLSAAATAAGANIVCTFTNTRLPTLTLTKVSNGGVGAFTFSGTNGWSTQTITTTTPGTGVSGATQTLTSPATATTITEITPPGYLLTGVSCTGMGSGGIASLNGNSLTLSAAATAPGANIVCTFNNARLPTLTVTKVSNGGVGAFNFSGTNGWSSQTITTTTPGIGASGTTQTLASPSIATTITEFVPPGYLLTGASCSGMGSGGTATLNGKSLTLSAAATAPGANIACTFTNARLPTLTLTKVSNGGVGAFTFSGTNGWSSQTITTATPGIGVSGATQSLAVAGAAATITDSGPAGYVLASANCAGVGPGGTATITGNTVTLDAAATAAGSNITCTLVNSLLPTLTKAFSPTALPDSGTTTLTFTLANPPGAAATTASFIDTLPGGLQIVGGTSPAIGGSCSNIASAGVVTTTTGSGGAITVNGLAVPAGGACTVSVAVTNATGQTNATCPNAAFTNGAGNISGAASVSNGVTDQCVRVVSPSLSVVKRSSLAAYNTVAANTVVYSVIVSNTGAGTAQSVDVSDLPPTQIGNWASVTCSAGAGSNCGTASTSGSIGASIAAGSSLTFTYTGTIPAGTTSTIVNTATVTGSGCAAGCTATHVLAPANPATAGTLTISKRASLATYPPTGGALSYDIVINNATNTAVVGATVTDTVPAVLGVPTASCPSGCTSVPTVSGQIVAATVTVPAFGSVVVRINGAIPSNTTGVITNVATLVPPAGSFCVPMLGNACSASVDIAPTSIASAPASVILSKYAAQGSYVQGGPISYSIQVSNVGGSVANNVSLGDVVPAAITLSSVTCAHAACTVSSGLSSNVVATVATLAPGASATLTVSGTVAISAAGVISNTASTSGNCSPVTNLPNAGDCSSTALVAPAPRVIIAKSLASGSPVTPGVPLDYALTLTNTAPGTTQAAGYRLLEVVPANTVFASVSGNATTDCIANTSVAGTLCTVTVNAPISGGAPVVVHFVVMPATPFPTTSTTVVNQFYYATAPAACTGEACAAPRGCGLAGSATVCTPPIACTANDSSCVSTAAATAASPSITKRGRMLDDGVTVEWTITVINNSTSNSQLTPVGFSVTDVLPASMIGSSVTCVATGNTGTTITSCALTAGGTTLDVTGTLAYTADAAATTASQRVDVVVRGTLAPGLTTANTACVNVTAQPAQNCSTAQVGNPARPVPADAWWTLLLLAAALAGISARAKAARRRSRAAR; this comes from the coding sequence GTGCAACTTTACAGCCGAATCAGTGCAGCTGCGTCGACAATGCTGATACTGATTTCGTCAGCCCTTTACGGCAACGACGCACGTGCGACTACCCTCACAATACAAAAGGTATCCGCTGGCGGTGTAGGCCTGTTCACTTTCACGGGAACCAACGGCTGGACGTCGCAAAGCATCATCACAACGACCGTCGGCGTAGCGGTGCCGGGGGCACCGCAAACCCTCGCCATAGAGGGTACGGCGACCACCATCACCGAAAGCAGCCCGCCCGGTTACCTGCTCACTGGCGTCAGCTGCACCGGGATGGGCAGTGGCGGGATCGCCTCGTTGAACGGCAATTCGCTTACTCTGAGCGCAGCAGCCACTGCGGCTGGTGCAAACATCGTCTGCACGTTCACCAATACCAGGCTGCCGACGCTTACCTTGACGAAGGTATCCAACGGCGGCGTAGGCGCCTTCACCTTCAGCGGTACCAACGGCTGGTCGACCCAGACGATCACCACCACCACACCCGGCACGGGCGTGTCCGGCGCGACGCAGACGCTCACGTCACCGGCGACCGCGACCACTATCACGGAGATCACCCCGCCAGGCTACCTGCTCACCGGCGTCAGCTGCACCGGGATGGGCAGTGGCGGGATCGCATCGTTGAATGGCAATTCGCTCACACTGAGCGCAGCAGCTACCGCACCCGGCGCAAATATCGTCTGCACATTCAACAATGCCAGGCTGCCGACGCTTACCGTAACGAAGGTATCCAACGGCGGCGTAGGCGCCTTCAACTTTAGCGGTACCAACGGCTGGTCGTCGCAGACGATCACCACCACCACACCCGGTATTGGAGCGTCCGGCACGACGCAAACGCTTGCGTCACCGTCAATCGCAACCACCATCACGGAGTTCGTTCCGCCGGGCTACCTGCTCACCGGCGCCAGCTGTAGCGGAATGGGCAGCGGCGGCACCGCGACGTTGAACGGCAAATCGCTCACCTTGAGCGCAGCAGCTACCGCACCCGGCGCAAACATCGCCTGCACGTTCACCAATGCCAGACTGCCGACGCTCACCTTGACGAAAGTATCCAACGGCGGCGTGGGCGCATTCACCTTCAGCGGTACCAACGGCTGGTCGAGCCAGACGATCACCACCGCCACACCGGGCATTGGCGTTTCTGGAGCAACGCAGTCGCTGGCCGTGGCAGGCGCCGCAGCCACAATCACCGATAGCGGCCCGGCGGGCTACGTGCTCGCGTCCGCCAACTGCGCTGGCGTGGGGCCAGGCGGCACCGCGACTATCACTGGTAACACCGTGACGCTGGACGCCGCAGCAACTGCGGCCGGGTCCAATATCACATGCACGCTCGTCAACTCGCTGTTGCCCACGTTGACCAAGGCGTTCAGTCCCACCGCCCTCCCCGATAGCGGCACCACAACGCTGACCTTCACGCTCGCCAATCCGCCAGGCGCAGCCGCGACGACGGCCAGCTTCATTGACACCCTGCCAGGCGGTTTGCAGATTGTCGGCGGCACCAGCCCGGCCATTGGCGGCAGTTGCAGCAACATCGCCAGTGCCGGGGTGGTGACCACGACCACGGGCAGCGGTGGCGCAATCACCGTAAACGGCCTGGCGGTGCCCGCAGGCGGTGCCTGTACGGTCAGCGTTGCCGTTACCAATGCCACCGGCCAGACCAACGCCACTTGCCCCAATGCTGCCTTCACCAACGGCGCCGGCAACATCAGTGGCGCCGCCAGCGTTAGCAATGGCGTCACCGATCAATGCGTTCGGGTAGTGAGCCCGTCTTTGAGTGTGGTCAAGCGGTCCAGTCTGGCCGCGTACAACACCGTCGCCGCGAACACCGTTGTTTACAGTGTGATCGTCAGCAATACCGGAGCCGGCACCGCGCAGAGCGTTGACGTAAGCGATCTTCCGCCGACGCAGATCGGCAACTGGGCGTCTGTCACCTGCAGCGCCGGGGCGGGCAGCAACTGCGGTACGGCCAGCACCAGCGGCAGCATCGGAGCCAGCATCGCGGCAGGCAGTTCGCTCACCTTTACCTACACCGGCACCATCCCTGCGGGTACCACCAGCACGATTGTCAATACTGCCACGGTCACCGGCTCTGGCTGCGCTGCCGGCTGTACCGCAACGCACGTCCTCGCGCCCGCAAATCCCGCGACGGCCGGCACTCTCACGATCAGCAAACGCGCATCACTGGCCACTTACCCGCCGACCGGCGGAGCACTCAGCTACGACATCGTGATCAACAACGCGACCAACACCGCAGTCGTTGGCGCAACAGTCACTGACACGGTGCCGGCGGTGCTGGGTGTCCCCACAGCGTCTTGCCCTTCGGGCTGCACTTCGGTGCCAACCGTTTCGGGACAAATCGTCGCTGCAACGGTTACGGTCCCTGCCTTCGGCAGCGTGGTGGTACGTATCAACGGTGCAATTCCGTCGAATACCACCGGTGTCATCACCAACGTGGCGACGCTAGTGCCGCCAGCGGGCAGCTTCTGCGTACCAATGCTGGGCAATGCGTGCTCGGCATCGGTGGATATTGCTCCCACATCCATCGCCTCCGCGCCAGCCAGCGTCATCCTCAGCAAGTACGCAGCACAAGGTTCCTACGTTCAGGGCGGACCGATTAGCTACAGCATTCAGGTCAGCAACGTCGGCGGCAGCGTAGCGAACAACGTTTCGCTGGGCGACGTGGTGCCTGCGGCCATCACGCTCAGCAGCGTGACCTGCGCCCACGCCGCTTGCACGGTGAGCAGCGGCCTGTCCAGCAATGTCGTCGCTACCGTCGCGACGCTGGCGCCTGGCGCAAGCGCCACCCTGACTGTCAGCGGCACGGTGGCCATCAGCGCCGCCGGCGTAATCAGCAACACCGCCAGCACCAGCGGCAACTGCTCACCGGTGACGAACCTGCCCAATGCAGGCGACTGCAGCTCGACTGCGCTGGTCGCACCCGCACCGCGGGTCATCATCGCCAAATCGCTTGCTTCCGGCAGCCCGGTGACGCCCGGCGTGCCACTTGACTATGCACTGACGCTCACCAACACTGCGCCCGGCACCACTCAGGCTGCGGGCTACCGGCTCCTTGAAGTCGTACCGGCCAACACTGTGTTTGCGTCGGTTTCGGGCAATGCGACCACGGACTGCATCGCCAACACCTCGGTCGCAGGTACGCTATGCACCGTTACCGTCAACGCGCCCATTTCAGGCGGCGCCCCGGTCGTCGTGCACTTTGTCGTCATGCCGGCAACGCCCTTCCCGACCACCTCAACAACAGTTGTCAACCAGTTCTACTACGCCACGGCACCCGCTGCCTGCACCGGCGAGGCATGCGCTGCGCCGCGCGGCTGTGGACTGGCGGGCAGCGCCACCGTTTGCACACCCCCGATCGCCTGCACCGCAAACGACAGTAGCTGCGTCAGCACTGCGGCCGCGACGGCCGCATCACCGTCCATCACCAAACGTGGCCGGATGCTGGACGATGGCGTCACCGTCGAGTGGACCATCACGGTCATCAACAACAGCACCAGCAATTCCCAACTGACGCCGGTCGGCTTCAGCGTCACCGACGTGTTACCCGCCAGCATGATCGGTAGTTCAGTCACGTGCGTAGCCACTGGTAACACGGGGACCACGATCACCAGCTGCGCGCTCACCGCCGGCGGTACTACGCTGGACGTGACCGGCACCCTTGCTTACACCGCTGACGCGGCAGCAACCACCGCCAGCCAACGGGTTGACGTGGTCGTCCGCGGCACGCTCGCCCCGGGTCTGACCACCGCCAACACGGCCTGCGTGAACGTAACGGCACAACCAGCACAAAACTGCAGCACAGCGCAGGTCGGCAACCCGGCCCGCCCGGTGCCAGCCGACGCCTGGTGGACACTGCTGCTGCTGGCCGCCGCGCTGGCTGGCATCAGTGCTCGAGCCAAAGCGGCGCGGCGGCGTAGTCGAGCTGCGCGGTGA
- a CDS encoding EAL domain-containing protein, with protein MAQPRIAQLTKIPFGSNEPLLHRALEAGGVGLWDYTPSNGMIDLYHNVFSFESLRPGRYYGPLSEFTSYVAAEDLPAVERLLRQCEAGEPEVYVEFRVRRSNGDGDGVVWLACKGRNAPQANGKSRYVGAITDITEASERELKLLAYHESLFSLARNPLVVDRGDFARSSTQIMRQCAAALNVARAGLWRFSESGRQLVCLHQHDARVVNGEARAGQVLDAADFPTYFAAIAQRRALAVGDAVADPVLEEFRVTYLPQTGVRALLDVPVFHHGHLWGVVCFEDCEQTRVWDGDSQAYASSAVDLLSLAHEVSERIKSETELHATRERHRAFIQASLDSIWAVDVEPAIPTSLPPQEQIALLRERGLISDVNAAFARDYHREETDVIGRRLSEFMPELFKGTSLRDWIDRGYRLNERELRLKVRGEDLHWLTLTLLGVVEDGKLVRLWGARRNVTDRKRYQSLLEHLAFRDPLTGLLNRQRLVAEINENIEQSGHRGDDPSAALLLLDLNQFKDINDTLGHSAGDEVLRQMKDRFDEALTNEDAIAARLGGDEFGVFVRGVGTAEGAMRVAEAITNALAQPFVIGGGKFHVSASIGAAIYPTHGRTFSDLSRAADEAMYHAKQTGGGVRLFSRSTVVFEKRKLLLLAGLPEAIDRGELVLEFQPIINCLTRKPVRLEALVRWNHPEYGRLTARDFVHRAEMSDSIRVLTRWVIDNALAAARDWQVPAPGVGVAINISPRLLGDSIIVAHLQKSIRKYGLPARLVDLEITETSLIHNSDRAAQILADCRAQGFSIIIDDYGVGFCSLAYLRRLPLKGLKMDNSFVSRVMQSAEDAIIVQSTIALAHNLGLTVVAEGVEDAATLQFLELHGCDFAQGYGIAHPLPLADTIAWLRSATPPPPPPTASTLWAVG; from the coding sequence ATGGCGCAACCCCGCATCGCCCAGTTAACCAAGATTCCGTTCGGCAGCAACGAACCCCTGCTGCATCGGGCGCTGGAAGCCGGCGGCGTCGGGCTGTGGGATTACACGCCGTCCAACGGCATGATCGATCTCTACCACAACGTTTTCTCGTTCGAATCGTTGCGTCCGGGCCGTTACTACGGGCCGCTCAGCGAGTTCACCAGCTATGTCGCGGCAGAGGACTTGCCTGCCGTTGAACGCCTGCTGCGTCAGTGCGAGGCTGGCGAGCCGGAGGTCTACGTCGAATTCCGCGTTCGTCGCAGCAACGGCGACGGCGACGGCGTGGTCTGGCTCGCCTGCAAGGGCCGCAACGCCCCGCAGGCAAATGGCAAGTCGCGCTACGTTGGCGCCATTACCGACATCACCGAAGCGTCCGAGCGCGAGCTGAAGCTGCTGGCGTATCACGAGTCCCTCTTTTCGCTGGCGCGCAATCCGCTGGTGGTTGATCGTGGTGACTTTGCCCGCTCGTCAACCCAGATCATGCGCCAGTGCGCAGCCGCGCTGAACGTCGCTCGCGCCGGGCTGTGGCGCTTCAGCGAAAGCGGCCGGCAACTGGTGTGCCTGCATCAGCATGACGCCCGCGTCGTGAACGGCGAGGCCAGGGCGGGTCAGGTACTTGACGCCGCTGACTTCCCCACCTATTTCGCCGCCATCGCACAGCGGCGCGCCCTCGCCGTTGGCGACGCGGTCGCAGACCCGGTGCTGGAGGAGTTCCGCGTCACCTATCTGCCGCAAACAGGCGTCAGAGCCCTGCTTGATGTACCGGTTTTTCACCATGGCCATCTCTGGGGCGTCGTCTGTTTTGAAGATTGCGAGCAGACGCGTGTGTGGGACGGTGACTCGCAGGCCTATGCCAGCTCGGCGGTGGACCTGTTGTCGCTCGCGCATGAGGTGTCGGAGCGGATCAAGTCTGAAACTGAATTGCATGCCACCCGTGAGCGCCATCGTGCCTTCATCCAGGCGAGCCTTGACTCCATCTGGGCGGTCGACGTCGAGCCCGCCATCCCGACCAGTCTGCCGCCGCAGGAGCAGATTGCCCTGCTGCGCGAGCGGGGGCTGATCAGCGACGTCAATGCAGCGTTTGCCCGCGACTATCACCGCGAAGAGACCGACGTCATTGGCCGCCGCCTGTCGGAATTCATGCCCGAGCTGTTCAAGGGCACCTCGCTGCGCGACTGGATCGACCGTGGCTATCGTCTGAACGAGCGCGAGCTGCGCCTGAAGGTGCGTGGTGAAGATCTGCACTGGTTGACGCTGACGCTGCTCGGCGTCGTCGAAGACGGCAAACTTGTCCGCCTGTGGGGCGCGCGCCGCAATGTGACCGACCGCAAGCGCTATCAGTCGCTGCTGGAACATCTCGCCTTCCGCGACCCCCTCACGGGCCTGCTCAACCGCCAGCGGCTGGTAGCCGAGATCAACGAAAACATTGAGCAATCCGGTCATCGCGGCGACGATCCGTCCGCCGCATTGCTGCTGCTTGATCTCAACCAGTTCAAGGACATCAACGACACCCTTGGCCACAGCGCCGGCGACGAAGTGCTGCGCCAGATGAAGGACCGCTTCGACGAAGCGCTGACCAATGAAGACGCGATTGCTGCGCGGCTGGGCGGCGACGAATTCGGCGTCTTCGTCCGCGGTGTCGGCACCGCCGAGGGCGCCATGCGGGTCGCTGAGGCAATCACCAACGCGCTGGCGCAGCCCTTCGTGATCGGTGGTGGCAAATTCCATGTCTCGGCCAGCATCGGGGCGGCGATTTATCCGACGCATGGCCGCACGTTCTCCGACCTGTCCCGCGCTGCCGACGAGGCGATGTATCACGCCAAGCAGACCGGCGGTGGCGTGCGCCTGTTCAGCCGCAGCACGGTGGTATTCGAGAAACGCAAACTGCTGCTGCTCGCTGGTTTGCCCGAGGCGATCGACCGCGGCGAACTGGTGCTGGAATTCCAGCCCATCATCAATTGCCTCACCCGCAAGCCAGTGCGCCTGGAAGCGCTGGTGCGCTGGAATCACCCGGAATATGGCCGCCTGACCGCGCGCGACTTCGTGCACCGCGCCGAGATGTCGGACTCGATCCGGGTGCTGACGCGCTGGGTGATCGACAACGCGCTCGCCGCCGCACGCGACTGGCAGGTACCAGCGCCGGGTGTCGGTGTCGCCATCAACATCTCGCCGCGACTGCTGGGCGACTCCATCATCGTTGCCCATCTGCAGAAAAGCATCCGCAAATACGGCCTGCCGGCACGGCTGGTCGATCTTGAGATCACCGAGACCTCACTGATCCACAACTCCGACCGGGCCGCGCAGATCCTCGCCGACTGTCGGGCGCAGGGTTTCTCGATCATCATTGACGACTACGGCGTCGGCTTCTGCTCGCTGGCCTACCTGCGCCGGCTGCCGCTGAAGGGCTTGAAGATGGACAACTCGTTCGTCTCCCGCGTGATGCAGAGCGCGGAAGACGCGATCATCGTGCAGTCCACCATCGCGCTGGCCCACAACCTGGGGCTCACCGTCGTTGCCGAAGGCGTGGAAGACGCCGCCACGCTGCAATTTCTCGAGCTGCACGGCTGCGACTTTGCCCAGGGCTACGGCATTGCCCATCCGCTGCCACTGGCCGATACCATCGCGTGGCTGCGCTCAGCCACGCCACCGCCACCGCCGCCAACAGCGTCTACGTTGTGGGCGGTAGGATAA
- the paaA gene encoding 1,2-phenylacetyl-CoA epoxidase subunit PaaA encodes MYTQAIDVAPVTENAVRSKSAADTEFEARVARDDRIEPQDEMPEAYRKTLIRQISQHAHSEVVGMLPEGGWITRAPSLKRKEILLAKVQDEGGHGLYLYSAAETLGVSRDELIEALHSGKAKYSSIFNYRTETWADIGTIGWLVDGAAIMNQVPLCRCSYGPYARAMIRVCKEESFHQRQGFDIVRALCEGTAAQKAMAQESVNRWWWPTLMMFGPHDSDSQHSGQAMNWGIKRISNDDLRQKFVDVTVPQAQYLGLTLPDPDLKWNAERGHYDFGKINWDEFWRVVNGDGPCNAERMHDRVKAFEDGRWVREAATAHAAKQVDRVHAMQRKAA; translated from the coding sequence ATGTATACCCAAGCCATTGATGTTGCTCCGGTGACTGAAAATGCGGTTCGCAGCAAATCAGCCGCCGATACCGAATTTGAGGCGCGTGTAGCCCGCGACGACCGTATCGAGCCGCAGGACGAGATGCCCGAGGCCTATCGCAAAACCTTGATCCGCCAGATCTCGCAGCACGCACACTCGGAGGTGGTGGGCATGCTGCCGGAGGGCGGCTGGATCACGCGGGCGCCGTCGCTCAAGCGCAAGGAAATCCTGCTCGCCAAGGTGCAGGACGAGGGCGGGCACGGGCTTTACCTCTACAGCGCGGCGGAAACGTTGGGGGTCAGTCGCGATGAGTTGATCGAGGCGCTGCATTCCGGCAAGGCCAAATATTCGAGCATCTTCAATTACCGCACCGAGACGTGGGCTGACATCGGCACCATCGGCTGGCTGGTGGACGGCGCGGCGATCATGAACCAGGTGCCGCTTTGCCGCTGCAGCTACGGGCCGTACGCGCGGGCGATGATTCGCGTCTGCAAGGAAGAATCCTTCCATCAGCGCCAGGGCTTCGACATTGTGCGAGCGCTGTGCGAGGGCACGGCAGCGCAAAAGGCCATGGCTCAGGAATCGGTGAATCGCTGGTGGTGGCCGACGCTGATGATGTTCGGGCCGCACGACTCCGACTCGCAACACTCCGGACAGGCGATGAACTGGGGCATCAAGCGCATCAGCAACGATGATCTGCGCCAGAAGTTTGTCGATGTGACGGTGCCGCAGGCGCAATACCTGGGCCTGACCTTGCCCGATCCCGATTTGAAGTGGAACGCGGAACGCGGTCACTACGACTTCGGCAAGATCAACTGGGACGAGTTCTGGCGTGTCGTCAATGGCGACGGCCCCTGCAACGCCGAGCGCATGCATGACCGCGTCAAGGCGTTCGAGGACGGGCGCTGGGTGCGCGAGGCCGCCACGGCGCACGCCGCGAAGCAGGTCGACAGGGTTCACGCAATGCAACGGAAGGCCGCATGA
- the paaB gene encoding 1,2-phenylacetyl-CoA epoxidase subunit PaaB → MSNAADSKDSRGWPLYEVFIRSKAGLDHKHVGSLHASDAQHAVTLARDVYTRRQEGVSIWVVPSNAITASDPTQKSENFDPMANKIYRHPTFYDIPEEIGHM, encoded by the coding sequence ATGAGCAACGCAGCAGACAGTAAGGACAGCCGCGGCTGGCCACTCTACGAAGTGTTCATCCGCAGCAAGGCGGGGCTTGACCACAAGCATGTGGGCAGCCTGCACGCGAGCGACGCGCAGCATGCGGTGACGCTGGCGCGCGACGTGTACACGCGGCGGCAGGAAGGCGTGAGTATTTGGGTGGTGCCATCGAACGCCATTACCGCGAGCGATCCGACGCAGAAGAGCGAAAACTTCGACCCGATGGCCAACAAGATTTACCGCCACCCGACTTTCTACGACATCCCGGAAGAAATCGGCCACATGTAG
- the paaC gene encoding 1,2-phenylacetyl-CoA epoxidase subunit PaaC has translation MSIFLPEQSLLTLADTCLLSGHRLSEWCGHGPALEEDIALTNTALDAIGQARGLLQIVAARRGGGATEDSLAYLRDAADFCNVALASAANVDYAHTVLRSMLLAAWQIPIWDAWLTSADRDVAAVAANAAKEARVQWRQARDWVVRFGDGTDESRRRLLAAIDAQWPLCPEMLATPMAGADAAVNQRQWTDAVAAAFADATVPMPALLPAASETVAAAVGNARLARAELLAEMQSLARQHAGATW, from the coding sequence ATGAGCATATTTCTGCCGGAACAATCCCTGCTGACGCTGGCCGACACCTGCCTGCTATCGGGTCATCGCCTGTCTGAGTGGTGCGGCCACGGCCCGGCGCTGGAAGAGGACATCGCGCTGACCAACACCGCGCTCGACGCCATCGGACAGGCGCGAGGTCTCTTGCAAATCGTCGCCGCGCGGCGCGGCGGCGGTGCCACCGAGGATTCGCTGGCTTATCTGCGTGACGCAGCAGACTTCTGCAACGTCGCGCTGGCGTCGGCTGCGAACGTGGACTATGCGCACACCGTGCTGCGCTCCATGTTGCTGGCCGCCTGGCAAATTCCGATCTGGGACGCCTGGCTCACCAGTGCTGATCGCGATGTGGCGGCGGTCGCGGCCAATGCGGCGAAGGAGGCCCGCGTGCAGTGGCGTCAGGCAAGAGACTGGGTAGTTCGCTTTGGTGACGGCACCGACGAATCGCGTCGCCGGCTGCTGGCTGCGATAGATGCGCAGTGGCCGCTTTGCCCGGAAATGCTGGCGACACCGATGGCCGGTGCAGACGCGGCAGTCAACCAGCGACAATGGACCGACGCCGTGGCTGCGGCATTCGCAGATGCGACCGTACCGATGCCCGCGCTTCTGCCGGCAGCATCGGAGACGGTGGCGGCGGCCGTTGGCAACGCCCGACTGGCCCGTGCCGAACTGCTTGCCGAAATGCAGTCGCTCGCCCGGCAGCATGCCGGTGCCACCTGGTAG